Below is a window of Nocardia asteroides DNA.
GGTCTGCTCCAGCTGCTCGACGCCAAACCCGACGCGGACGCGGCCGCACTCGCCGACGAGATGACCTATCGAGCCCTGCGCATGTTCGGCATGAACAAGCGGTCCGCGGAACGCCTCAGCTCCGCCCCGCTGCCCGAGCTGCCCACCAACCCCGACCTGCCCCTGCAGACCGGGACATAGGCCGCTGGGATCAGGCCCGTCGAGAGGCCGCCCGCGCGATTGCGCCGAAGGCGCGCCTGCGCAGCTCACGGCGCGTCCGTGTCAGCAGCGGAGCCGTCGGCACGGCGGCCGGCGCTCCGCCGAAGCGGGGAAGCAACGCGGCCGCGTTGCCGTGACGGATCGCGTCTCGAGCCTCTCGGTCGACGCCGTCGAACTCCCCCAGTCCGGCATCGAACCAGGCTACTGCTGCCTGTGGCGCGAAAGGCCAGTCACTGCCGTAGAGCACGTGACCGGGATCGGCGAAGGCCAGCAAGCTCGGCAGCGCCGCCGCGCTCGAGGACAGCGCGGTGTCGAAGTAGAAGCTCGCGAACTCCTCGAGCACCTCGATGGGACTGCGCCCGGTCTCGCTGAAGATCGCCAGCGCCATCCGGTGCGCGGCGTATGGCACGAACCCGCCGCCGTGACTGAGGATGAACCGGATATTGGGATAGCGTCGGCGAATATCGTTGCGGACGAGCAGGTACGCGGCGCGACTCGTGTCGAGCAGGAAGTCGGTGGCAAAGGGCGGGACTCCGTCGACGGTCGGTCCCGGCACATCCGCCGGATGCACGAACACCACGGCCGAGCGCTCGTCGAGCACCCGGAACAGCGCGTCCTGGTCCGGCTGCCCGACGTACACGCCGCGCGCGTTGCTCAGCAGCACCACACCATCGGCGTCGAGGGTGTCCAGTGCCCGCGTCGCCTCCGCGGCCGCCGCATCCACATCCGGCCACGGCACCGTCGCGAAGAAGCCGAAGCGGTCGGGCTCCTGGGCGGCGACGGCCGCGGAGAAGTCGTTCACGGCCCGGGCGAGGGTCGCGGCCTCGCCCGGATCGGCCAGAAAGCTGGTTCCCGGCGTCGACACCGACAGCACCGCCGCACCGATCCCGGATTCGTTCATCATCTCCCGGGCGGAGTCCACCGACCAGGCCGGTACCTCGCGTCCACCCGCGGCGCTGATCCCTTGACCGACCAGCACCTCCCGATACACAGGCGGTATCAGGTGCTGGTGTACGTCGATCCGATCCATGAACAGCAGCTTTCTCTCGTCGCCGAGGCGTACGTCACGTGACGCAGGCCCCGGAGGTGTTGATAGCTTCATCATATATGAGTGATTGGTCATACGCACCCTCCTGTTGCGGATTCCTGCAGCCGGACCGGCAACGCCCGTCGATGGCACAGCCACTACAGGAGCTACTGCGTGGCAGCCCGCACCTTCTCCACGGCCGAGTTGAAGACGTCCTCGAACGCGCCCTCGCCGCCCCCGGCCAGATTCTCGGCGCGCACGACGATGGTCATGCCGCCGATGACCGCGCACCCGGTGTAGGAGCTCGTGGCCATGGCCTGCTGCCCGACCACATCGGAACGGACCACGGTGTGGAATGCGATGGCACCCAGCATATTCAGATCACCAGGCGTGGACAGGGTCGAGATATCCACGCTCGTGCTGCTCACTTGTTTGCCCAATACCGATGCGGACACTGTCATCTGTCCACATCGGGCCAGGATGTCCGAGATCGAGGCCAGGTCTAGGGCACTGCCGGAGATGACTTCCGTGAACACGATGCCATCGACGGTCTGCGCGCCCGCGAACGACGCATTGCCGGTGAGCTGCTGCAGCTGATTCGCGAGGTCCTTCTGCGCCGAGCCGCATTCTGCCGGCGTGACGGTCAACGGTCCGGCGGTGGTGCTCCAGTCGGCGATCCCCGCCGCGGTGGCGAATCCGTCGGCGATCCGGTCCTCCGATACTTCGACCGGGGAAGATCCAGCGGGCAGTTCACTCGACGTCAGCAGCAGCTGATCCCGCCCTTCGTCCGAGCTCGCTTGCGTGCCCGAGGGCAGCCCGGCGGTGCCGGCGGCGCAGCCCCCGGCCAGCAACGCGGCGCAGACCACCAGGCCGGCCCACCACCGCTCAGTTCGTCGTCGTGCCATCACGTTGTCCACTCCTTGTCACCGGTTGGGGTCGAATGCTTCGGTTCCGAGCACGAGGCGCAGTCCGGAGATTCCGGAATGCGCTCGCGCGTAGGCGAGTTCACGACTGATGTCGCCGATGTTGTTGACGATGGGGAGCCCGATCCCCAGTGTGGAGAGCGTGCCGACGGCCCGTCCTTCGCTGTCGAGGAAGGCGGCGCCGCTGTCGCCGGGGATGCCGGGGGTCGGCGATTTCAGCGCGTGGGACCAACCGCCAAGAGAGCTGTCATCGGCGAAGCTCTCGCCTCGCTGGGGCGACAGAGCCGCGAGTCCGGCGCGCAAGCTCGAGTTCCCATAGCTGTAGACACGGTCCCCTGCGGGCGTCCCGGTGGTGTTGAGCCCGGTGGGGCCACCCCAGTAGGGCAGGCTCGGGTTGACCTGATCGACGTGTGCGGGGTCGATCGCGATCAGCGCGAAGTCGTTGTACGCGCACACGTTTCGATCCGCCTCACCGAGTTGCTGCATGGTCAGCCAGCTGCTGTAGGCCAGCCGGCCGGTCCCGATGGCGGTGCCGGCGCCGCGGGGTGAGCCGTGGCGAGTGAACTGCACCGCGGTGTCGAGCGGCTGACTCGTGGCCTGACA
It encodes the following:
- a CDS encoding amidohydrolase family protein — its product is MDRIDVHQHLIPPVYREVLVGQGISAAGGREVPAWSVDSAREMMNESGIGAAVLSVSTPGTSFLADPGEAATLARAVNDFSAAVAAQEPDRFGFFATVPWPDVDAAAAEATRALDTLDADGVVLLSNARGVYVGQPDQDALFRVLDERSAVVFVHPADVPGPTVDGVPPFATDFLLDTSRAAYLLVRNDIRRRYPNIRFILSHGGGFVPYAAHRMALAIFSETGRSPIEVLEEFASFYFDTALSSSAAALPSLLAFADPGHVLYGSDWPFAPQAAVAWFDAGLGEFDGVDREARDAIRHGNAAALLPRFGGAPAAVPTAPLLTRTRRELRRRAFGAIARAASRRA